From Vigna unguiculata cultivar IT97K-499-35 chromosome 5, ASM411807v1, whole genome shotgun sequence, the proteins below share one genomic window:
- the LOC114183849 gene encoding small ubiquitin-related modifier 2-like: protein MSSSGGRGSQEEEKKTSDQGAHINLKVKGQDGNEVFFRIKRSTQLKKLMNAYCDRQSVDFSSIAFLFDGRRLRAEQTPDELEMEDGDEIDAMLHQTGGGYKFL from the exons ATGTCTTCATCAGGAGGCAGAGGAAGCCAGGAAGAGGAGAAGAAGACCTCTGATCAAGGAGCACATATCAATCTCAAAGTCAAGGGCCAG GATGGTAATGAGGTTTTCTTTAGGATTAAAAGGAGTACTCAGCTGAAGAAACTCATGAATGCATACTGTGATAGACAATCTGTAGATTTTAGCTCAATTGCTTTCTTGTTTGATGGAAGAAGACTTAGAGCTGAACAAACCCCTGATGAG CTAGAGATGGAAGATGGGGATGAGATAGATGCAATGTTACACCAAACTGGTGGTGGATATAAATTTCTTTGA